In Flavobacterium gelatinilyticum, a genomic segment contains:
- a CDS encoding AraC family transcriptional regulator, whose translation MYELEKEKYLGNTTNVFNTQQGIAVVETEYQNKVYEGWHSHNNAHITLFLKGGTTEKRKNYSETLGAGSLLFYHSDELHLNQNTLFPSRNINIEIEDNLLKELRIDEAAIEKSVQNSALAKFLILKIFKETQRADTFSNDTIKMLFLQLSNPASHLERFDKSPFWVKSINELLNDCWNENPNLKDLAQVLNLNPVTISKHFPKYFGCTLGEYMRRIKINRSLSMIQSTECNLTEIGLECGFADQSHFTRTFKDQTGFLPKQFQKL comes from the coding sequence ATGTACGAACTGGAAAAAGAAAAATACCTGGGCAATACCACCAATGTGTTTAATACGCAGCAGGGAATTGCAGTGGTTGAAACCGAGTACCAAAACAAGGTTTACGAAGGCTGGCATTCGCACAATAATGCCCATATAACCCTTTTCCTGAAAGGCGGTACAACCGAAAAACGAAAGAACTACAGCGAAACACTGGGCGCCGGATCTTTACTGTTTTATCACAGCGATGAACTGCACCTAAACCAGAACACACTTTTTCCATCCCGAAATATCAATATTGAAATTGAAGACAATCTTTTAAAAGAACTAAGGATTGATGAAGCTGCAATCGAAAAATCAGTTCAAAACAGTGCGCTTGCCAAGTTTTTGATTTTGAAAATATTTAAGGAAACACAGAGAGCCGATACTTTTTCTAACGATACAATTAAAATGCTGTTTTTGCAATTGTCAAACCCGGCTTCGCATTTGGAACGATTTGACAAGAGTCCGTTTTGGGTAAAAAGCATCAATGAGTTATTAAACGACTGTTGGAATGAAAACCCGAATTTAAAAGATTTAGCGCAGGTTTTAAACCTGAATCCGGTGACGATTTCTAAACATTTTCCGAAGTATTTTGGCTGTACGCTGGGCGAATATATGCGTCGTATCAAGATTAATCGTTCGCTTTCGATGATTCAGTCCACAGAATGCAATTTAACCGAAATTGGCCTCGAATGCGGTTTTGCGGATCAGAGTCATTTTACGAGAACTTTTAAAGATCAGACGGGATTTTTACCTAAACAGTTTCAGAAATTATAA
- a CDS encoding CPBP family intramembrane glutamic endopeptidase, protein METLTTKQKIFNSPVTTIILALLVFMAVVIAGQQITSKLLALTPLDKDYRSLLKGLLVSAMCVYSYILFFKKYEKREVTEFASKEFIKNILLGIFVGFTLQALTILVIYLNGSYSVIAVNPVSFILIPLALMFTVAIIEEILVRGILFRIVEEKLGSYISLLISGVTFWILHLINPHSTFLSGLCITAAGFLFGAAYMYKRNLWFPIAIHFAWNFTQSGIFGAITSGNEKTNSLLEAKIQGSEFITGGAFGPEGSIQAVVFCFVGTFILLALCHRENKIVKPYWR, encoded by the coding sequence ATGGAAACACTTACCACAAAACAAAAAATATTCAATTCGCCTGTTACCACCATTATCCTTGCCCTGCTTGTTTTTATGGCAGTTGTAATTGCCGGACAGCAGATTACATCAAAATTACTGGCTTTAACGCCTTTAGACAAAGATTACAGGAGTCTTTTAAAAGGACTTTTAGTTTCGGCCATGTGTGTGTACAGTTATATTCTTTTCTTTAAAAAATATGAAAAGAGAGAAGTTACCGAATTTGCTTCGAAAGAATTTATCAAGAATATCCTCTTAGGAATTTTTGTTGGTTTCACACTTCAGGCTCTTACTATCCTGGTAATTTATCTTAACGGAAGTTATAGCGTTATAGCCGTAAATCCGGTTTCGTTTATCCTGATTCCGCTTGCGCTTATGTTTACGGTTGCCATTATTGAGGAAATTCTGGTGCGTGGTATTTTATTTAGAATTGTCGAAGAAAAACTGGGCAGTTATATTTCTCTTCTTATTTCGGGCGTAACGTTCTGGATACTGCATCTTATCAATCCGCACAGCACTTTTCTTTCGGGATTATGTATTACGGCTGCAGGTTTTTTATTCGGCGCAGCTTATATGTACAAGCGTAATTTGTGGTTTCCTATTGCAATTCATTTTGCATGGAATTTTACTCAATCAGGAATTTTTGGGGCTATTACTTCCGGAAACGAAAAAACAAATAGTCTGCTGGAGGCCAAAATACAGGGCTCTGAATTTATTACAGGAGGCGCATTTGGACCGGAAGGTTCTATTCAGGCTGTTGTTTTTTGTTTTGTGGGCACCTTTATTTTATTGGCTTTGTGCCATAGAGAAAATAAAATTGTGAAGCCTTATTGGAGATAA
- a CDS encoding BamA/TamA family outer membrane protein — protein sequence MRNTYSDCSIKNRKLFQKTVFTFVICLFSFQTAIAQKQHPHISTKDSLDGAFDLSDYIIYAHGFIVVPTIITEPALGGIGGAIVPVFLKKHAPVVDENGKKRFINPDITGGIGMYTGNKSWMAGAFRSGTLIKSRILYRAMAGYGDMNLSFYANNLPNLSDQEFKLNFRSTIFYTQWLKQFNNPKWSAGPQYLFLNSKINLPDLNLPPPFVDPKDIKSTISQVGLAVQFDGRDNIFTPDKGIRLQSDFFWSDDAIGSDYDAWRVNFSAIGFYPLSKKLIGGLRLEGEQAFGSPPFYLLPGINLRGIPAARYQGKTSIVTEAELRWDVYKRWSVMGYGGLASAFNDWDQAFAKPVVYSYGTGFRYLIARKFKLRMGVDVARGPEDWAYYIVFGSNWLR from the coding sequence ATGAGAAATACTTATTCAGATTGTTCTATAAAAAACAGAAAGCTTTTTCAAAAAACAGTTTTCACATTTGTTATCTGCCTTTTTTCATTTCAGACTGCAATTGCGCAGAAACAACATCCTCATATAAGTACAAAAGATTCCCTTGACGGTGCTTTCGATTTAAGCGATTATATTATTTATGCACACGGTTTTATTGTAGTGCCGACGATAATTACAGAACCGGCTTTGGGCGGAATTGGAGGCGCCATTGTGCCTGTTTTTCTGAAAAAACATGCACCGGTTGTAGATGAAAACGGCAAAAAAAGATTTATAAATCCGGATATTACGGGAGGAATTGGTATGTATACCGGAAATAAAAGCTGGATGGCAGGCGCATTCCGGTCTGGAACACTTATAAAATCCCGAATTTTATATCGCGCGATGGCAGGGTACGGCGATATGAACTTATCGTTTTATGCCAACAATCTGCCTAATTTAAGCGATCAGGAATTTAAACTTAACTTCCGGTCTACTATTTTTTATACACAATGGTTAAAACAGTTTAATAATCCAAAATGGAGTGCAGGGCCGCAGTATTTATTTTTAAACTCAAAAATAAACCTGCCTGATTTAAATTTACCGCCTCCTTTTGTAGATCCAAAAGATATTAAAAGTACAATAAGTCAGGTGGGACTCGCCGTTCAGTTTGACGGACGCGATAATATATTTACGCCAGATAAAGGAATACGTCTTCAGTCCGACTTTTTCTGGTCAGATGATGCGATAGGAAGCGATTATGATGCCTGGCGCGTAAATTTTTCGGCAATAGGATTTTATCCGTTATCAAAAAAATTAATTGGCGGGCTCAGGTTAGAAGGGGAGCAGGCGTTTGGGAGTCCGCCTTTTTATTTACTGCCGGGAATTAACCTGAGAGGAATTCCTGCAGCAAGATATCAGGGTAAAACCAGTATCGTAACAGAAGCCGAATTACGATGGGACGTTTACAAACGCTGGAGCGTAATGGGTTACGGCGGTCTGGCTAGCGCTTTTAACGACTGGGATCAGGCTTTTGCAAAACCTGTTGTATACAGTTACGGAACCGGATTTCGCTATTTAATTGCCCGAAAATTCAAACTCCGCATGGGTGTCGATGTAGCCCGGGGCCCCGAAGACTGGGCATATTACATTGTTTTTGGAAGTAACTGGCTGCGATAA
- a CDS encoding SphA family protein — MKSKSILQLLFSVLFFAVSAVTQAQLKGGHILGAMGLQSGTQTPANTLSVYVPAYLYDAGTLRNADGDKVANPDLTMFLTGVGAAYVSDFKILGANYGATILVAFASNTIQGNFIDTRNSLAFTDMYIQPLQLGWHNKRADFVFSYQMYIPTGKFNAGASDNAGLGMFMNEISAGTTLFFNDKKTFHFSALVSYEINGKKKDTDIKTGDILSIEGGLGKTFYMLNAEKTAPKGILNAGLIYYLQYKVSNDKIPVGNIILEPDKDRIGALGAEVNYFHIGSKTSAGLRWVSELGAQSRFQGNTFFLTLAHVFSLAEEKKG; from the coding sequence ATGAAATCAAAATCAATACTGCAATTACTATTTTCTGTTTTGTTTTTTGCTGTAAGTGCCGTAACTCAGGCACAGCTGAAAGGCGGTCATATACTGGGTGCAATGGGACTGCAGTCCGGAACGCAAACGCCTGCGAATACTCTGAGTGTATATGTACCCGCTTATCTGTATGATGCCGGAACGCTTCGAAACGCTGACGGAGACAAGGTTGCCAATCCTGACCTTACCATGTTTTTAACAGGAGTCGGAGCAGCATATGTAAGCGATTTTAAAATTCTGGGAGCCAATTACGGCGCCACTATTTTAGTAGCTTTTGCTTCGAATACCATTCAGGGAAATTTTATCGATACCAGAAATTCACTGGCTTTTACAGATATGTACATTCAGCCTTTACAATTGGGCTGGCATAATAAAAGAGCCGATTTTGTTTTTAGTTATCAAATGTATATTCCAACCGGAAAATTCAATGCAGGAGCCTCGGATAATGCCGGACTCGGAATGTTTATGAATGAAATTTCGGCTGGAACAACTTTGTTTTTTAACGATAAAAAGACCTTTCATTTTTCGGCTCTGGTTTCTTATGAAATCAACGGAAAAAAGAAAGATACCGATATAAAAACCGGAGATATTTTAAGCATCGAAGGCGGTTTGGGAAAAACCTTTTATATGCTCAATGCCGAAAAAACTGCACCAAAAGGAATCCTGAATGCGGGACTTATTTATTATCTGCAGTACAAAGTCTCAAACGATAAAATTCCGGTAGGAAATATAATCCTTGAACCAGACAAAGATCGTATAGGGGCTTTGGGTGCCGAAGTAAATTACTTTCATATTGGCAGTAAAACTTCGGCGGGACTTCGCTGGGTTTCTGAGCTGGGTGCCCAGAGCCGTTTTCAGGGAAATACCTTTTTCTTAACGCTGGCGCACGTATTTAGTCTGGCAGAAGAAAAAAAAGGATAA
- a CDS encoding helix-turn-helix domain-containing protein, translating into MIDILLSLFFFIATIVGFATSFMVLFSKKNYSRSFFLGLFLFSLAVVSIYNFYLSANVFKKFPDLFMITKSFIFLVAPCAFLYVRSVLFSDSSFKKYDWLHFFPFIVYFLLTIGVWIGNFTQIYFINYLSVKINSPFSMLSLSIWLVYAFCQTMMILNYDLKKFKENQLQKMKILGWIRVYNLMTLFLFSTLFVHFFLINKADNLSCYILISAVLVFTVGWLYFKPHIFYDETEEGQIEVIDFGNDNVIIIKEAQAVMPVVKELTPEKKQIYLALLESTFASKKLFLKKDLVIRDIAEETGITVNNLSNLINSEFNLHFQDYINLKRIEYFKEKINDSDWKGLSLEGMAWASGFKSRTTCFRAFIKHTGKSPSEYFRVIRVNP; encoded by the coding sequence ATGATCGATATTTTACTTTCACTCTTCTTTTTTATTGCTACAATCGTGGGTTTTGCGACCTCGTTTATGGTTCTTTTTTCAAAGAAAAACTACTCAAGAAGTTTTTTTCTGGGACTGTTTTTGTTCAGTCTGGCCGTTGTAAGCATTTATAATTTCTATTTATCGGCAAATGTTTTCAAGAAGTTTCCGGATTTGTTTATGATTACAAAATCATTCATATTTCTGGTAGCTCCATGCGCTTTTTTGTATGTGCGAAGTGTGTTGTTTTCAGATTCCTCCTTTAAAAAATACGACTGGCTGCATTTTTTTCCGTTTATCGTGTATTTTTTATTGACTATTGGGGTATGGATCGGGAATTTTACTCAAATCTACTTTATCAATTATCTTTCGGTAAAAATAAACAGTCCGTTTTCTATGCTCAGCCTTAGCATCTGGCTTGTTTATGCTTTCTGCCAGACGATGATGATTTTAAATTATGATCTGAAAAAGTTCAAAGAAAATCAGCTTCAGAAAATGAAAATATTAGGATGGATCAGAGTGTACAATCTTATGACCTTGTTCTTGTTTTCGACACTTTTTGTACACTTCTTTTTGATTAATAAAGCCGATAATTTATCGTGTTATATACTGATTTCGGCCGTATTGGTTTTTACAGTAGGATGGCTGTATTTTAAGCCGCATATATTTTACGACGAAACCGAAGAAGGTCAAATTGAAGTAATTGATTTTGGAAATGATAATGTAATCATCATCAAAGAAGCCCAGGCGGTAATGCCGGTCGTAAAAGAATTAACGCCCGAGAAAAAACAAATTTATCTGGCACTGCTTGAAAGCACTTTTGCCTCAAAAAAACTGTTTCTGAAAAAAGATCTGGTAATTCGTGATATTGCCGAAGAAACCGGAATAACGGTAAATAATCTCTCCAATTTAATAAATTCCGAATTCAATCTGCATTTTCAGGATTATATAAACCTCAAACGAATTGAATATTTTAAAGAAAAAATAAACGATTCAGACTGGAAAGGACTATCGCTCGAAGGTATGGCGTGGGCATCCGGTTTTAAGTCCAGAACAACCTGTTTCAGGGCTTTTATAAAGCATACAGGAAAATCTCCTTCAGAATATTTCAGAGTAATCAGAGTAAATCCGTAG
- a CDS encoding DUF4136 domain-containing protein has product MNIKRTNLRLIPVLFLGLFYSCSPTVKVTTDYDHSANFSEYKTFAVYDLRAQEGQVNQLNVDRVTKAIRNEMIAKGFTESSNPDLKVNAVSILKNRTSVSANTDFYGYGGMYRPYGYWGGGAMMGGANTTFNTYDYVDGSLVIDIVSAKNQKLLWQGIGNAEIDSKPDNPEEFINSSIKKILADFPPGSVKK; this is encoded by the coding sequence ATGAATATTAAAAGAACAAATCTTCGCCTAATTCCCGTATTATTTTTGGGATTATTTTACAGCTGTTCGCCAACAGTAAAAGTAACAACAGATTACGATCATTCTGCCAACTTCAGTGAGTACAAAACCTTTGCGGTTTATGATTTAAGAGCGCAGGAAGGACAAGTAAATCAATTGAATGTAGATCGAGTGACAAAAGCAATCCGAAACGAAATGATTGCCAAAGGATTTACAGAATCATCTAACCCGGATTTAAAGGTAAATGCGGTTTCTATCTTAAAAAACAGAACTTCAGTTAGTGCCAATACAGATTTTTACGGATACGGAGGTATGTACAGACCTTACGGATACTGGGGCGGCGGTGCCATGATGGGCGGTGCCAATACGACCTTTAACACCTACGACTATGTTGACGGCTCTCTTGTAATCGATATAGTATCTGCCAAAAACCAAAAACTGCTGTGGCAGGGAATCGGGAATGCAGAAATCGACAGCAAGCCGGATAATCCGGAAGAATTTATCAATAGTTCTATCAAAAAAATACTGGCGGATTTCCCTCCGGGTTCGGTTAAAAAATAA
- a CDS encoding DUF2252 domain-containing protein, with translation MTDGFRENNKSVFDPAASKAERYAKGVSIRKTTPLLRHKEWNSFKNRKNPVDILIETGVGRVESLLPIRYSRMMESPFSFFRGAAAIMAADLAHTPISGISLQLCGDCHLMNFGGFATPERKLVFDINDFDETFPGPWEWDVKRLAASFVIAGRWLKFSGKNCKEFAWNAADSYKRHMIEYSRLSALQIWYADIDLAELIDMGHDKEIREFHHKRIKKASEYTAHEKEFAKMTSLDGVRARIKDEPPLIFHPSGNEQSEILKEANIIHKRYIESLSDDKQVLLSRYALHDAAVKVVGVGSVGTLCGISLLMSATGEPIFLQFKEARKSVLEPYVKNKGKYSHQGERIVMGQKLMQSASDLFLGWTNDNKNRFFYLRQLRDAKVKPVLEIMKPKNLCEYAKACGWALARAHARSGDPSVLSGYIGDSDEFANAVSEFSILYANQNESDYNKMLEAIKQGRLPIAAET, from the coding sequence ATGACTGATGGATTTAGAGAAAATAATAAAAGTGTATTTGATCCGGCTGCCTCAAAAGCAGAACGTTATGCCAAAGGCGTATCGATAAGGAAAACGACACCTCTTTTGCGGCATAAAGAATGGAACTCTTTTAAAAACAGAAAAAATCCTGTTGATATTTTAATTGAAACAGGTGTTGGAAGGGTAGAAAGTTTACTCCCTATCCGCTACAGCAGAATGATGGAGTCACCATTTTCCTTTTTTAGAGGTGCAGCAGCTATTATGGCAGCAGATCTGGCTCATACGCCAATTTCCGGAATTAGTCTCCAGTTGTGCGGAGACTGTCATTTAATGAATTTTGGCGGTTTTGCCACACCGGAGCGGAAATTGGTTTTTGATATTAATGATTTTGATGAAACTTTTCCAGGTCCCTGGGAATGGGATGTAAAACGATTAGCAGCCAGTTTTGTCATTGCAGGCAGATGGCTGAAGTTTTCCGGTAAAAATTGTAAAGAATTTGCATGGAATGCGGCTGACAGCTACAAAAGACACATGATCGAATACAGCAGATTATCAGCATTGCAGATCTGGTATGCCGATATTGATCTGGCTGAACTGATCGATATGGGACATGATAAAGAGATAAGGGAATTTCATCATAAACGAATTAAGAAAGCGTCAGAATATACAGCCCATGAAAAGGAATTTGCCAAGATGACCTCTCTCGATGGTGTAAGAGCAAGAATTAAAGATGAGCCTCCGCTAATATTTCATCCCTCCGGAAACGAACAATCAGAAATATTAAAAGAAGCCAATATCATTCATAAACGATATATCGAATCACTTTCAGATGACAAACAGGTCTTACTCAGCCGATATGCCCTGCATGATGCAGCTGTAAAGGTGGTAGGCGTAGGCAGTGTGGGAACACTCTGTGGGATTAGCCTGCTGATGTCGGCAACAGGAGAACCGATTTTTTTACAGTTTAAAGAAGCCCGAAAAAGTGTATTGGAACCTTACGTTAAGAATAAAGGAAAATACAGTCATCAGGGCGAAAGAATCGTAATGGGACAAAAACTGATGCAGTCTGCCTCTGATTTGTTTCTGGGCTGGACAAACGACAATAAAAACCGTTTTTTCTACCTCCGGCAGCTCCGGGATGCAAAGGTGAAACCTGTTCTTGAAATTATGAAACCCAAAAACCTGTGCGAATATGCAAAAGCCTGCGGATGGGCGCTTGCAAGGGCACATGCACGATCAGGAGATCCGTCGGTGCTGTCTGGTTATATAGGAGATTCGGACGAATTTGCCAATGCAGTTTCAGAATTTTCGATTCTGTATGCCAATCAAAATGAATCAGATTATAATAAAATGTTAGAAGCAATTAAACAAGGACGACTGCCAATTGCAGCAGAGACCTGA
- a CDS encoding HAD family hydrolase yields the protein MIKKIFFLLVTLFLFVSCKKSDALIAPSSDTAQSETGIIGDPLPSWNKGALKSDIIAYVEKVTKKGSPDFIPIEDRIATFDNDGTLWAEKPYVQELFAFYRVQKMVEAKPELAKKQPFKAVVEKDKSYFEKGGDKALIELVAATHTGMTEDEFEASVAEFYKNAKYPGKNVPVKQIRYQPQLELLNYLRANGFKTYIVTGGTIEVVRGISQDFYGVPKNQVVGTSFKYKYDPAKNAIQREPALNHFNDKEEKPAGIQLHIGQRPVFACGNEGGGGDIAMLEYSQGNKYPSFQLLVNHNDSVREYGYQEKDNASLNAAAKNKWHVISMKDDWKNIFTGK from the coding sequence ATGATTAAAAAAATATTTTTTTTACTGGTTACTTTATTTCTGTTCGTATCGTGTAAAAAATCAGATGCTTTAATTGCACCGTCTTCAGATACTGCACAATCTGAAACGGGGATAATTGGCGATCCGCTGCCAAGCTGGAACAAAGGCGCCCTTAAGAGTGATATTATTGCATATGTAGAAAAAGTAACCAAAAAAGGCAGCCCGGATTTTATCCCGATAGAGGATCGTATTGCCACATTTGATAATGACGGTACGCTATGGGCAGAAAAACCCTATGTGCAGGAACTATTTGCTTTTTATCGTGTACAGAAAATGGTCGAAGCCAAACCTGAACTGGCAAAGAAACAGCCATTCAAAGCAGTAGTAGAAAAAGATAAGTCGTACTTTGAAAAAGGCGGCGATAAGGCGCTTATAGAACTCGTGGCGGCTACTCATACCGGTATGACTGAAGATGAGTTTGAAGCTTCGGTGGCAGAGTTTTATAAAAATGCTAAATATCCCGGTAAAAATGTTCCTGTAAAACAAATACGATATCAGCCGCAATTAGAACTCTTGAATTATCTGCGTGCCAACGGATTCAAAACCTATATAGTAACCGGAGGAACGATAGAAGTGGTGAGAGGAATATCACAGGATTTTTATGGAGTTCCGAAAAATCAGGTTGTGGGAACTTCTTTTAAATACAAATATGATCCGGCAAAAAATGCCATACAGCGGGAACCGGCTTTAAATCATTTTAATGACAAAGAAGAAAAACCTGCAGGTATACAGCTTCATATTGGGCAGCGTCCGGTTTTTGCCTGTGGTAACGAAGGGGGGGGCGGAGATATTGCTATGCTTGAATATTCGCAGGGAAATAAATACCCTTCTTTTCAATTACTGGTAAACCACAATGATTCTGTTAGAGAATACGGTTATCAGGAAAAGGATAATGCTTCCTTAAATGCAGCGGCCAAAAATAAATGGCATGTGATAAGTATGAAAGACGACTGGAAAAATATTTTTACTGGAAAATAA
- a CDS encoding arylsulfatase: MKQLKLKCRFNNAIALIAVLCVTASSAQSKKQPNILVLWGDDIGITNISAYSDGLMGYTTPNIDRLANEGLRFLHYYGEQSCTAGRAAFLTGQHGIRTGLTKVGFPGAPMGMSQLDPSIGGIMKSLGYATGQFGKNHVGDRNESLPTVNGFDEFFGNLYHLNAEEEPELPDYPKDPEYVKKFGPRGVLKCTATNVDDATTDPRFGRVGKQKIEDTGALTKKRMETVDDETSAAAIDFIKRQNSAGKPFFCWFNATRMHLRTHVRAEHRGRYTHGDSEYIDGMIEHDETIGSILKVLDDLGITENTIVVYSTDNGPHMNTWPDGAMTSFRSEKNTNWEGAFRVPCIVRWPGNIKPGTITTELMSHNDWIPTFASIAGEPNITKKLLSGYNANGKTYKVHLDGFDQTQLLKGGKSVRDKFFYSDDDGLLVGLRQGDYKYVFAEQRLAGTMGVWAEPFTELRLQKIFNLYQDPYERADFTSNTYWDWLIDHVGGVYGAMNNVFVFAESFKEYPPRSFPPSFNPTTILNQTLQSIKTEKYVEKNILPRVIKEEEAAAAAKKKK; the protein is encoded by the coding sequence TAAAATGCAGGTTTAATAATGCAATTGCTTTAATAGCAGTACTATGTGTTACAGCATCATCAGCTCAAAGTAAAAAACAGCCTAATATACTGGTACTTTGGGGCGATGATATTGGAATTACAAATATTAGTGCTTACAGTGATGGTCTTATGGGGTATACAACACCCAACATTGACCGTTTGGCAAATGAAGGACTTCGATTTTTACATTATTATGGAGAGCAGAGCTGTACAGCCGGTCGTGCCGCTTTTTTAACCGGACAGCATGGTATACGCACCGGACTTACCAAAGTAGGTTTTCCCGGAGCTCCAATGGGAATGAGCCAGTTAGATCCTTCTATAGGAGGAATAATGAAAAGTTTGGGATATGCAACGGGACAATTTGGTAAAAACCACGTAGGAGACCGTAATGAAAGTCTGCCTACAGTAAATGGTTTCGATGAATTTTTTGGTAACCTCTATCACCTAAATGCAGAAGAAGAACCTGAATTACCGGATTATCCTAAAGATCCTGAATATGTTAAGAAATTTGGACCAAGAGGAGTCCTGAAATGTACCGCAACAAATGTAGATGATGCCACAACAGATCCTCGTTTTGGAAGAGTAGGAAAACAAAAAATTGAAGATACCGGAGCACTTACCAAAAAAAGGATGGAAACCGTAGATGACGAAACATCTGCAGCTGCTATTGATTTTATTAAAAGACAAAACAGTGCAGGGAAACCATTTTTCTGCTGGTTTAATGCGACTCGTATGCACCTTCGTACCCACGTAAGAGCAGAACACAGAGGACGATATACACACGGAGACAGCGAGTATATCGATGGTATGATAGAACATGATGAAACTATTGGCAGTATTTTAAAAGTACTCGATGATTTAGGAATTACCGAAAACACAATCGTAGTATATTCAACAGATAATGGGCCTCATATGAATACCTGGCCTGATGGTGCCATGACCTCTTTCCGTTCAGAAAAAAATACAAACTGGGAAGGTGCCTTCCGCGTTCCTTGTATTGTTCGCTGGCCGGGTAACATTAAACCGGGAACCATTACCACTGAATTGATGAGTCATAATGACTGGATTCCAACCTTTGCATCGATTGCTGGTGAACCAAATATTACAAAAAAACTTTTGAGCGGTTACAATGCAAATGGTAAAACATATAAAGTGCATTTAGACGGATTTGACCAGACACAATTACTAAAAGGAGGAAAAAGTGTAAGAGATAAATTCTTCTATTCTGATGATGATGGATTACTCGTGGGGCTGCGTCAGGGCGATTACAAGTATGTATTTGCAGAACAGCGTCTGGCAGGAACAATGGGGGTGTGGGCAGAACCATTTACAGAACTTCGTCTTCAAAAAATATTCAACTTGTATCAGGATCCTTACGAGCGTGCTGATTTTACTTCCAATACATATTGGGATTGGTTGATAGATCATGTAGGAGGAGTTTACGGGGCAATGAATAATGTATTTGTCTTTGCTGAATCATTTAAAGAATATCCACCGCGTTCATTCCCTCCAAGTTTCAATCCAACGACTATTCTTAATCAGACATTACAGAGTATTAAAACCGAGAAGTATGTTGAGAAAAATATCCTGCCTAGGGTAATAAAAGAAGAAGAAGCGGCCGCTGCTGCAAAAAAGAAAAAGTAA